tttagttgtccttaattacttgttcattttgacaaatcaagaaatgacaaattctttttacctattataccctcaattaattactttgaaatgatagaacttaataaaaatcttaagtttttaattcatctacttcataattaatatgggtaaaatggtaaactcactatgtcaatcattgttttcttaatgtgtgtgtcaattaaaaaatggacaagtaattagggacaaatggagtataataaatacaatgtctaaaaaaatgtaataaagaaaaaattataattaatgataagagtaaattagaaactaattataaaattatccattgatttcataaaaagaGAGTATCCACAAGCAAGTTATTAGTGgcgaaataaaaaagaacaaagtCAAATTTTGTAATCAACCGAAGTTTAAACGAGAGAGAGGGGCCGAGAggccagaaaaaaaaaagagtaaaaggagagtattatttttttgctgTTAGTCATTGCATTTGAAAGATGGAATTGAAAGCTATTTAaagaagggaaaatgcataagtaccccccagcctatacccgaaatcccagagacacacctaaNaattggaaaacattttccgaaaaatgttttccttcataccaaacacaccctaagtatAGACAGAAGAATTAGAAGATAGATTTTTTGTGCCTCCCTATtctcacaaaaagaaaatagattttcTACTATCCACAATGGTTGAAGAACAATATATACAACTCATATCCAACAATAATTGTCCACTTTTGACTTTGCACACttcttaaaaaactataaatagaagagcatttttactatatcaccctttgaaatataataaatacaatgtctagAAAAatctaataaagaaaaaactataattaatgataagagtAAATTAGAAACTAACtataaaattatccattgatttcataaagtccTCAAATATTATTGGACATCCCAAAACAGTATAGTGAATAACTATAAttagacggagggagtattaatagACAAGTgataaaatttttttttgtccttttctgatttgtcaaaatagacaagtaattagagacaaccaaaaaagaaaaaatgaacaagttattagaaaaaAGGGAGTATCAACAAGCAAGTTATTAGTGgcgaaataaaaaagaacaaagtCAAATTTTGTAATTAACCGAAGTTTAAAAGAGAGAGAGGGGCCGAGAggccagaaaaaaaaaaagagagtaaaaggagagtattatttttttgctgTTATTCATTGCATTTGAAAGATGGAATTGAAAGCTATTTAAAGAAAGATGAAACTAACCAAAAGAAGTTGTCCTCACAAAGGACTTTCAAAATGCCAATACTTCTCTTTCAGTTGCCAACTTTCCTAGTAAGAAAAAGCTTCTCCAACACACTAAACATTTGGCTTTGTAAATACACttcaaaataaattcatttgaaataaaaatttacttACAAATCTGAGCAATCAAAGTTAGGTTCCTCAAAGAAACAGGGGAATCTCAATACAGAATGGTGAATGAAGAGTTGAAGAAGAGTCCTGTTAATGGAGAAAAACGCGAGGAGTTGTTCAGCCCAAGATTCAAATCAATGGCTGCAATGGCGGGTTGGGACGAAGAGGCACTTCTGATAGCTAGTTTTGGTGTGGAAGAAACTCCTGATCGACAGCATAAACAAAAGAAACTTACTGGTTTGCAGCATTTTGTGACTCCACCTACGAATTCCAGAAGGTAATTTTGCTGTAGAATTGAACTTGATCTGATTAAATTCTCCGCAATTCTTTTATGAGGGTAATTGGAAATTCTCAAAGTTTTGATCTTTATAGGAAACGAAGGGCTCAGAAGACGAGCCCTGCTTCCGTTGGCCTTGCTGTTATTGATCTTGATGATGATGACACTGCAAAAACAGGTTCTCTTTATCTTTTGTCAAATCTGAATTCTTTGGTGTTATGATTTGCCAGTATGTACAACCagtagtttatttttttttggttttccagtTGGTGTTCGGAACCTccattggagctccgactagATTCGGATTGCGCTCTGCAAggcccattcgggggtggcgctccaggattttctccatacatctctggttaagggtgaaacactcccaTCAGTACACCACAACCCATGATGGTTACAACCAGTAGTCTACTACTTCACTCCATCCCAATTTACACGACACCttttgatttgacataaaatttaagaaaaaagagcCCTCTGAAATTTATGGTGTTAAACACTGCTTGACTATTCgtgtgactataaattatttcattaaaagtaaaaagaggGCATTCCTTTTagaaagattaaaaaagaaagcCTGTCACATACTTGAGACATTGGAGTACTACTTTGTTTCCCCAAATTAGTTGGTGGCTTGCTGGGATAACTGGGACTATATTGATAGGGCGAGGCTTTTGTATGAATTcttaatattcattttgttcaattttggaACTGTTCCATTCTGGGCCTCAACCATTTGAGACAAACTTTTAAGGTTCTCTAATACTAAAGTTTCATTTAAGGTTCTGTAATAGAAGCCAGGGCCAAAATCCAATGAGAATCTTAATCTCAACATGTTTACAAAGCTgtaagtaataaaataatttcatttcacTTTTGAGCAGAAACTGAAAAGAAAGAGCAAAGATTCACTGTAGAAGGAGTTGAAGCATCAGAAGAACAGGACTCCTGTGTTTCCTCTTCTGGTTCAGCCATTCTGTGCATGGATCCACTTCGTGAAGAACTTTCTTGTGCGTAAGAGTTTGTGTCCAGTCTTGGATCCTGATGCCTTTTTATTGACATTTCCAGCTTCATCTTCGAGTTGTTCAATTGTATTTGCAGATCTGTTTGGAGATATGTTTTGAACCGAGTACCACTCCTTGTGGACACAGGTATTGGCATTCACATCAACTCAGATTCATACAACAATACTCAGAAGAAATTTCCAATTATATGTTCTGATTTATTTGTCTATAATAGTTTCTGTAGAAAGTGTTTGCAATCTGCTGCAGACATATGTGGGACGCGATGCCCCAAGTGCAGACAGCTTATCaggtactccctccgtttcaatttgtttgtattACTTTCCCTTTTAGTCCATTTCAAAACGAAtgtcctctttctttttttgggaactctttaattttaattttctatgtGAATGTTTAAGACTACAatattaaaggacattttggtataTTCTACGGACCTTTTGTTATGACTATAAGattcaaaatcttctttacCTTCTTAAattccgtgtcaagtcaaaaccagacaaataaattgaaatagagtgAGTATAATATTAGCATTTCTGAATACTTTTATAAAGCTGGAGGGGTAGattttatttgataagaaaataatgatttgcCTTATAAGTTAAAAGGTTACATGTACAGAGAGATGACACCTCTAATTATTTATGTGAGGTTTGCCAAACTTTGAGGGTCTATccgaaacaacctctctacccagAAAAAGGTAgggtaaggtttgcatacatCTTACCCTCCCCAAAACCTTCTTGTGCGATCacattgagtatgttgttgtaggTTTGCGAAATTTCAGAACTTTTTAGAATTGATGTGTGATCGTAACAAATGATTTTTGCAGCAATGGAAGATCTTGCACTGTGAACACAGTCCTTTGGAATACAATTCAACTACTATTTCCAAAAGAAGTAGAATCAAGACAAGAAGCTGGAGATTTAAATAGTAAAGAAGGTCAGCATCAAAATCCAGCAAGAAACGGAGACATTAGTTTAAGGACAAGTATAGAATTACCACCAAGCCAGGATGAGGATGCTGCCTGGGCATTGCAACTGCAGAGAGAGGAGTACTCACGAGGACACATTTAGGACATGGCGCTCTGATGAGCAGTAGAGGAATGCTCTTGCTCTAGCTAGAGCGAATTCGAGGGCCATGTCATCAACAGCCATTAACAACATTTGTGTTGGAGGACATGggacataaaaatattttacagaGACCAATAATTTCAATAAGTTAAACTTCCCTACTAGAAACTACCCCTTCTGGCTGCTTATTCATTTCGCTTCAGTACCTATGATATTACAGGTGGCCTCAAGTGACTTCAGAGTCAAAAGTGAATAAAAACTCTAAGCTGGTGCAGAATTTTTTACTCATCTTATGGTAATGAGTGTTAATAAGTAAAACCCAAATGACATTAGCTGCGACAATGGATTAACGTCGAGAATTATAGTGGACCTGTGATATGCAAGACAATACATAAGAAATAATGTAAAATATCCTCTctctttttcaacttttaaaattagattCATCCACGAACAATGAACTTTGTATGCACAGAGAGTTCGCCAAAGATCTTGGGAATTCTTTTGGTTATGGTGCATTTCATGAAACAGGCTTGTATGGTCCCGGGATATGGGTGTCTGATTCTTGTGGACTAACGGAAAAAGTACAACCTGTAAATTTGGGGTGGGGAAGGTTTGATCCTTTTGTTCCAGGTGGAATAACCTCTCATCATTGCAGCAGGAACATTGGACATATTAGCCGGCCTGTTCCATCTTAATGAAACACAATTATCTGACTACATTATGCACAAATGAAATCAGATCCTAACCacctaaaaagaacaaaacattttacaacaacaacatatacaTCCAGTATAATCCCACCTAAAGAACAAAACATTCTGCATGCCAATATTCACTAAAGGATAAAAGAAACAAAGATAAAGGATAGAATTAGGAATATAAAATACATATTGATAATCCAAAACTTAGAACAATCCAGCTAAAGTGTTTACAAAACTTTCCGCGAAAGAACTGATTTTTCTTGGAGAACTGTAAAAGAGTACTACTTGAGCAAAATAACATGTGAGATCACAATAAGAGTAAACTCACAATTAAATATCTTGCTAACTTATgagtcatttttttctttttcactctCATATGAGAGAGTTTTCATCCTATGAACAAAATGATCCAACATGTTTTCAACACATTCAATTACCTCCCTAGGAAAAATGAGAAGCTTAATAAATACATGCTAGTATTGAAAAGTAAACACACCTACATATCCAAAGAAGTATTGAGTAGAGGTGATtagatatgatatgatatgacaCATCTTAAACATGGCCTTGGTCGTGGATAAGGGTAGAAAGTTAGCAGGCAGTTAAGAGTTGTCTTATTACTAGCCTTTTGGTACCTAATAGCACTTGTTCATGTGTTTAGGTGATTCACACCTTGCATATATGTTCTGCACTGCTTTACTTTGTACTAGTCGTATTATTGTAGTTCTTACTTTAGACATCTCACATTGTCAGTTGGTTGTTGTGTTTCGATTATCCTACTACTTTGTTTTTCACTGTGTAGTTACTATGTTTCTACATTGTTTGGATTTGTTGTACTCGAGCCGAGAATCTTTCAAAAATAACCTCTCTatctccacgaggtagtggtaagggtCGTGTATATTCTATCCTCCACATACCCTTTGTGGATTTCACTAGATACGTTGATGTTGTAAACACACCTGCCTATGTCTGAACTTCAGACTCGGCCCAACAGAAGTTTATTTGAAGCGGTTAAACTTGCAATAATATAGGAACTTTTGGCTATGTCTGAAATAGGGGCTTGAAATAGGCTGTTTGTGCACTTTGTCCAAAACAACTATATCGGGTACCCGGCCCAATTCATACAGAACGTACATCGTCTCCTCCATTCTGACCAAAAATCTTACAGATTTCATTTTTGCTCTGTTTTGCCCTAATAATGAAAGCAGCTAAGTTCAATGTTTTTACCCAATTCCGTTTCTTGTTTTTCaattctaaaaccctaaatcccttaAACCCTAACACATTCAGATTCCTCACTGTAGCTGCTGTCTTGCCGTCTCCTGAAAAATCTCCAGAAGACCAAACTGAAGAAGAACTCAGTAGTACTCCCAAAGACTCAGCAGATTTGTTTAAGCAATGGGGTTGCACTGACGATGACATTTCCAAGATTTTTCAGCGACGCCCGTCTTTGCAAAGAATGGAACTCAAACTCCTTGACTCAAAGCTCAAAATACTGAGTGAGTTAGGTTTACCATCCTCTGATCTCACCAGGATTATTAATTGCCGTCCTCGTTTCCTTGATTGTCGGATTAATCGTTGCTTGGAAGAACGCCTTGAGTTTTTCCAGACTTTGTTTGGTACTAAAGAAATTCTTCTTAAGGCCATTGTTCGAAATCCGTCTTTGCTTACTTATGACTTCCATAAACAGATTAAACCAATTGTTGCATTTTATGAACAATTGGGTCTTAGCAGAAGTGAGTTAGTTTCCATGCTTTTAGCTCGACCAACTCTGATACCAAGAACCTCTTTGGATGATGAGAAGATGGATTATATTCGAAGAACCGGTGTGGAAAAGGGTACTACAATGTATAAACATGTGGTTGCGTTGTTTGCTATTTCGCGGTCCGAGACTATCCGTCAGAAGGTGGCTAATTTGGAGAAACATGGGTTTACTGAAGATGAAGTCTTTAGGCTTTTTGGAAGGTCTCCATTTTTGTTAACATTGTCTGTTGATAAGGTTCAGAGAAACATGACTTATATATTGGGTACAATGAAGCTTTCTGCAAATTTGGTTCAAGATAACCCGTGTTTGCTGTTCCTGAATTTGGAGACTGCCATAAAGCCAAGGTATTTATTAGGGGCAAAGCTAGATGATATGGGTCTGGTTCCTCGTGTGAAAGGTCCTTCATTGTTAAGAGCAATGAGAATGACAGAAAAGCGGTTCATCAAGGCCTTTGTAAATTGCCATCCAGAAGATGTGGCTCATGAATTGATGGAGTACTATACAGGAGTTAAACGTGTTAGAAGGTTGGCAGAATCCTCCAAGAAACAATTGTACAGAGGATTTCCCTTTTGAACACATGTCCCAACAGAGGCTTTTCCCATTATCATTTGACTCTGTTTGTTATGgaaattcttcatttttcattgaCAAAAAGTAGATAATATATGTATCATTGACTTGCTGGGGATGtttgattgttgttttgaagtaTAGTCAATACAAATGATATTCTATTGTGCAAGTGGTTGTAGGcaaattacctttttttttaaaaaggggaGCTATACGAAGCTTACGGACTGCTGCAAATTGCCCACACTCACCAGATTTGCTCTTCACTCTCCTAAGTTTGTACGTGTCTTTCTATTGATTTTCTCCTCCTATATGTTCCTTTTATTCTTTCTACTATTGAAATCAAATGAACTcagagaaaaaagataaaacttTATATATGAATACCAAGATTAAATTTCTGTGGATTTGCTGAGTTTATTGGAAGGGGAGCCTTGGCTTAACTGGTCAAGTTGCCTCCGTCTGACCAGTAGCAGAAGCTTAGTGCTCCGGAATGCCCTTTTATTGTTTGCAAAGTTTATCCATGTCTTTTCTTGGAGTTTTGAGTACCCAAAATGTAGAATTGTTGGGATCCTTTAACTTTAAGCTTTGCTTATGGTGTAGAAAACTTCAAGTTCTTATCTTTTCCTCAGCATCATTTTGATGGAGTTAACTAGTATTTGTCTAATTAGAGCAGTAATTTCCTTTCAAAGATAAAAACTGCTGGAAATGGACTTCATAGCAGTTTGAGAGCTGATTCTGTAGCCTCAAAGACCAATGAATGAATTGGTGTACTGTCAAGAACTATATTAGCTGGAGTTATCAGCTCATACCTGGACAATCAAATAGTAAATGATATTcccttaagaaaaataattcatacAAGTGTGCATACTGAAAGTATCATACCTAATATTTTGTAATAAAATCATTTGAGACCTGCTTTTAGTTTAAAGTTTATGCCAACTCATAACTTGGTTAACCGAAACTTACTGTAAAGCTTCCACTTGAAAATAATTTACCCAAAAAATAGTTACTGGGTGTTTAATAACAGTAGTATTAACTTCTATATATCTGCTTTCTGCCAATCTAGTAAATCTGTGAGCAGTGAGAATTACTGCAATGTCTTAGACGTGTGCAATTGCTACAGAAAAATCAAtagatattatattaaaatagaaCACTGATGATACTTCTTCTCGAGAAAGTAACtttgctttcttctttttttcgttGGATGATTAACACAAAAGCTTATGGTGATTATGCTTGTATGAGGAATTTAGATTACTTTGGAAAGTAAAATATGGACATTGGAAAACTAATGTTGGGCTTTGGATTTCAAATTAAGGAGTAAGTTGTTTAACTCTCTAAAGACTCGAGAAAAAAATTGGGCTGATTGCTTACAAATGTACCCCACAGTAAATCAccacttcaatttttttcatatgaatTTAGTAAGTCGCTTAACTTTCACTCTTATTAGCATTATATGCTTATGTTTGAGGCATGTGAACCTTCAGGCCATCGTTGTGTAATTactgaaaattatattttcttctaaTCTTGCCTGTTTCAAGTATAACCTGAATTACCAGACActtttttggtttaaaattgATAACTAGGCAACTCTCTGAACTGATTGGagcttttcaaaaataatttcctttttatgtAATTGTGTTGCTATAGAAAGAATGCTATTATAATCAAGAAAATTCATAAaccctttatcaaaaaaaataaatcattaaccATATTAAATGGACCAAAGATGTCAGTTTAAGTACACAATGCTGATACCGGTTTGCCTGTTATTTAAAACATCGAAGCTATTATACTGCTTTTTTGATAAATTCTCCAATATCTACTCTAATTTAGTCTCTTAATGGTAGGTGTTCTATGCATTTCACTTCAACTCTTAGAATACGGAAGCTTGCTTACTATGTGCTTCTGTTATTGTAGAACTTGGGCTGACATGTCGTCTACTCTGGTGAATATTCTCCAGGTAGAGGTGGAGTTTGAAAATAGTGATGTGTACATTTTGTCAGCTGAGTATTTGAAAATATGTAGCCCAGCTGTTGATAGTACGATCAGATTAGTTGGTGGCGAGAAGGTAACTAAGATGAATATTTAGTTTTCACCATGCCTAGATTATTTATTAGTACTTCTGCTGTTTCATAATAGAAAATTCATCATCCTGTTCTAATATTACTGGACTATTTGTATAATAGCTCTCAAATGAAGCAATGCGAGCTATCATTCAATCAGTTACCAAGGataaactattatatatagCTTTATCTAGTCTTTGAAGAGTTCTTATAATACTCGAATTTCTCCACTTCTTTGGTGCTTGTGGATCAGGTCATATTTGGGAGGCGACACGTGGGAATCATATCTGCTGAACCTATTGGAATTATGGGGTGAGGTTATAAAAGCACTTGTGTCTTCAGGATGGAGTCTCATTTGCTTTTTTGGTCATTTCATCCATTTGGTTTCATTCTAGGTTATTGTTCGATGACTTGCATAAGACTGGCATTTTTTGTGGGACTACCTCTACCATCTAGGGAGCAAGAAAACTCTAAAGAAACATGGACTAATCAGGGATCCTCCCAGAAGAACAGGGATTATTAAACACACCAGGAATATACTAACTGTAACTGGATGATTTACAGTACTTATGGTTGGGAGACAATCTTCGCACATGCACAAAGTGGCAGGACAGTGACCTGCCTCTAAACTGATCAGTGCTGTAAGGGCAGTTAAATTTGTGGCATGTTATAAACAATGTGGATTTGATGTATCCAGTGAAGCTACAACACCCAAAAGTAGAATTCCAGTTGAAACAAAGGATTCAATGGAACTTGCATATGACATACAGTGTTTCCAACTGCATTCCCCGTTGGATTGTTAAAATATCCATTCCATTGCATGAAGTTTTGCAACTTTTCAATCTCTGTTTAGTTTCTGTTACTGTAGTTGTTGCAATGAGGCAATAAAGGACTGAAAAAGATGAGGCAAGGATTACAAGGAAAAGAGAACTACTGCACAGTCTGATGTATGAGATGCAAATGTGCAGGTTAAGCAACTCTGAACTGTTGAAACATCACGAGATACAAATGGACATGGTTTTGTGATGCCTTGTTCAATATGAGGCGTGTAGATGTTACGACGACAAGATTGATGAGACGATAGACAAAAACAATGAATATGGCAAGGAAGATACTAATTTCTCATGGGTCattaattttgtttcaaaattgtACTATAACTTCTGAAATCGATCATTGAGAAACAAGAAAGGGAAATAAAGAAGATCTGAGAACAAATTTGGTGACTTGTATTCTCATATCATTGCCTCTTTTTTACTTATTGAACAGAAATCCTCTATGAATCCTCCATATCCAGCAATTTTAACAGCTTATTTCTTGATTCAATGCGAAGTAATACAGCTTGGCATATGCTTTCttcctttattattattatttgcaaACAGAAATTCTTGAAACTATTTCTAATGATTCTGCACATCGACCAACATATAGCTGATCAGTCACTGCACTGTCTAGAATTTTGAAAGTACAAATTAGAATGTTGCTAGCATGTGAAAAAATAGCAATTGAACTATAGTAGTTGCTAATAATAGCATTTGTTTGGGTCCAGCCATTTGATATGGCTCTTTCACTTTTGGTAAATTTCAGATGCTTTCCTATGCTATGCTGTTGCTACTGTTTTTCACTTGAAAATATGACATTGTAACAACTGGTGGTTCAGCCAGTTGCATTTGTTGTTGCTAATCACATGacatttgagaaacaaaaaggCATAACCTTACGTTTTCTTCTGCTTGCTGTGAAATATGAGCTTCACATAGAAGCGCACTCCTTTAATATGATGATTACAAATCTACTAAACACTCACATAAAATGTCTTGTTACTCGTAATATAATCCACCAAACGaaacaataatatatacattttGTTACAATGTAGCATTCATGAACGTGAGCAACATAATACGAAAATCATCTGCCACTTGAAATTGTCCCAACCAATCTAAACTTTGAAGTATGAACGATAAGGCCCCACCTTCTACTGAAAAAGACCTCAACTTTCTGTCTTGGTCAAGCAAGCAGAAttcacttttttcctttttgcctCAGCAAGCAGGGGGCCCACACCTTTAAACAACGTTCCTCTTTTACACTTTTTtccatttgaatttcaaatttaaacgCTCAGAGATCCATAAAAAGTGTGTGtgagaaaaaaattacatgCTATAATTATTAAGGgagaaaaacaacaacaacaacagaaCAATAATCCTAGTAATTTTTTCTAGTAACATTCTAGTACTGTTTCAGGTTGTTTTGTTGTTTGTCCTGTAATGGGAGATTCAGCTTGTCTTATGCATGCCTTCTCTTATGCTTCTGCATTACCACCCAATGAAGCTAAACAGGTACTAttactttgtttttctttagtCTCCTATTTGGTGGCCGGACTCCTGAGCCAGAATTTTcatgacaattcaaaatataaacaagtaaacacacgaacCCTGAATCCTGAActatgttaattattttttcttcttgtaaaTTCAGGGCAACCACATGCATGCTCTAGGGGAGTCTATTTCTTTTGGGAGATTTACGACGGAGTCATTGGCATGGGATAAATGGTCTACATTCCCTCACAAGCGTTATGTTGAGGAAGCAGAGAGGTATGCTCAACCAGGTTCTGTTGCTCAGAAAAAAGCTTTCTTTGAAGCTCATTACAAGAAAATTGCTGCCCAAAAGGCTGCAGCTTTGCTTGAGCAAGAAAATTCCCAACAAGATACTCTAGCTGTG
The Solanum stenotomum isolate F172 chromosome 12, ASM1918654v1, whole genome shotgun sequence DNA segment above includes these coding regions:
- the LOC125849119 gene encoding uncharacterized protein LOC125849119 codes for the protein MKAAKFNVFTQFRFLFFNSKTLNPLNPNTFRFLTVAAVLPSPEKSPEDQTEEELSSTPKDSADLFKQWGCTDDDISKIFQRRPSLQRMELKLLDSKLKILSELGLPSSDLTRIINCRPRFLDCRINRCLEERLEFFQTLFGTKEILLKAIVRNPSLLTYDFHKQIKPIVAFYEQLGLSRSELVSMLLARPTLIPRTSLDDEKMDYIRRTGVEKGTTMYKHVVALFAISRSETIRQKVANLEKHGFTEDEVFRLFGRSPFLLTLSVDKVQRNMTYILGTMKLSANLVQDNPCLLFLNLETAIKPRYLLGAKLDDMGLVPRVKGPSLLRAMRMTEKRFIKAFVNCHPEDVAHELMEYYTGVKRVRRLAESSKKQLYRGFPF